Below is a genomic region from Halobacterium sp. CBA1132.
GCGTGAGTTCGCTGTAACCGTCGACGTTCCGGACGTACGCCAGCCGCCCGGTGTCGTGGTGGACGGCGACCGATTCCAGCGGCCAGTCGCCGCCGCTGGCGACCTCCTCGATGCTCCCGGCTTCGGGGTCGAGCAAGCCGAGGTAGTGAGTGTCCTCGCCGCGGTTCGTGCAGACGTAGAGTGCGTCCCCGTCCGGTGTCCACGCCACGGAGGAGAACTGCACGTCCGCCTCGAACGGGGTCGCGTGCGTGACCTCGCCGGTGGCGACGTCGAGGACGTAGAGGTCGGCGTCGGCGTTCGAGTGGCTCTCGTGGAGCAGCAGGCGGTCGTCGCTGGGGCTCCAGCCCGCCGCCGCCAGCATGTCGTAGTCGTCGCCCGCCACGAGCAACTCGGCGTCCTCCCCGGTCTCCTCGCGGCCCTGCACGTAGACGTCGAAGACGCCCTGCTGGCGTCGGTTCGCGGCGTACGCGATTCGGTCGCCGTCGTGGCTCCAGCCGCCGAACTGGTGTTTCGCGTCCGGGGCGTCGGTGAGCGCGACGTCCTCGCTGCCGTCCGCGGCGAGCCGGCGGAGCTGCCAGAACTCGTCGCCGCCCGCGTCGGTCCCGTAGACGAGTTCGTCGCGGGTGGGCGAGAACGACGCGAACGCCACGCGCTCGTCGTGGAATGTCACCTGCGCGGGCCACGCCTCCGGAGCGTCCACGCGCCACACCTGATTCGACCCCGTGGTGTCCAGCAGGAAGGCGAGTTCGCCCCCCGGACCGAACGTCGGGCCGCCCGCGCTCCGCACGTTGAGGTACCGCTCGATGTCGTAGGCCATAGTAGCGTCAGCCGCCGCAGCGACGATAGCGTTCTGGTCGGGGAACCGCCGACGGGCAGAACAGAACCGTTTTTACCGGCGTACTGCGTCCCGGCAAGTATGCGCGTGGCGTTCGTCTCGGAGACGACCGCCCACCACGCCGACGCCGACGACGTCGACCGCTTGCGCCTGCTCGCGGACCTGCTCACGGCGCGCGGCCACGATGTCCACGTCTGCTGTGCGCAGTGGTGGGAGGGACAACCGGACACGTTCGAACACGAGGACCTGACGTACCACGCCGTCACTGCCGAGCGCGGCCAGCGCTGGTTCTCCCCGAGAGCGGCCGCCACAATCCGCGACCTCGACCCCGATGTCGTCCACGGTACGAGCCGGACGCCCGGCCACGTCTACGGCGCTCGCTGGGGGGCACTGCTCACCGGCGCGCCGCTGGTGCTGGACTGGTACGACTCACACGACACCACCGACGGCCTGCGTGGCCGCGCGTACCGCTACGCCGCGCGGAAACCCAGCGCCGTCGTCGCGCCGTCGCGGACCGTGAAGACGAGCGCACGGGAGTGTGGCGCCAGCGGCGACGACGTCCGCGTCGTCCCGACCGGCATCGACATGGACGAGATTCGGGACGCCGAGCCCGCCGACGGCGGCGACATCGTGTTCAGCCGCCGCCTCGACGAGGACGCCAACCTCGAATCGCTGTTCCTCGCGCTCGCGGAGTTCCGCGAGTACGGCTGGAACTGCACCGTCGTCGGCGACGGCCCGGCCCGCGCGGGCTACGAGCGGCAGGCCCGCGACCTCCGCATCGACGACCGCGTGGAGTTCGTCGGCGAGAAGACGGTCGCCGAGCGCGTCCGCCTGTTCAAGAACGCCCACGTCTACGTCCACACCGCCGAACGCACCTCCTTCGGTCTCGACTTGCTGCGCGCGCTCGCCTGCGGCTGCGTCGGCATCGTCGAATACCACGCCGAGTCCAGCGCGCACGAACTCGTGGAGACCTACGACCGCGGGTTCCGCGCGACCAACGACGAGGAGATCACGAAACACTTGGTTGCCGCGGGGAATCTCGAACGCAAGGACGTCGACGAGACGTTCGCGAAGTACGACTACGGCAACTTCGCCGACGCGTACCTCGATGTCTACCGGGAAGCCCAAGAACAGGCCGGCTTGCTCTGAGTGCCGAACGGGTCACCGGTTCTGCGATGTCGAACCCCGAAGCTCGGGGAAACGCCCATGTATACGTAAATGTATACAGTGACGTATGAGCAAGAGCATCCGCGTCGACGAGGACACCCACGCAGCCCTCGCGGCACTGAAAGGTGACGACGAGTCCTTCGACGACCTCCTCTCGCGGCTGCTCCGCGAACGCCGCGAAACCATCGAAGCCGGTGCCGGCCTCTGGGTGGAGACCGACGCGGCCGAGGGAGCGCGTGCGGCACGGAAGGAGATGAAAGAAGATGTCGGTGCGAGATGACGCTGTACGACAGCAGTGTCCTCATCGACTACCTCGACGGGCGCGACGACGCCGTCGAGTACATCCGCGCCCACCACAGCGACCGCGCACTCGCGCCGCCGCTCGTGCTCTACGAGGTCTACCAGGGCGAGGTGTTCAAATCGGGACCGACCGACTTCGACGCCGTCGACGCCGCCCTCGAGTGGCTGGTCGTCGTCGACGAGACGCACGAGTTCGCCCGCGCTGCCGCGGAACTACAGAACGCCGTCGCAGCTAATGGGTCTCCGCTCGCTGCCAGAGACGCGTTCGTCGCTGGCGCCGCGAGTGCGCTCGACGAGCGACTCGTTGTCGCCGACCGGGACTTCGACGTCGACGGAATCAGCGACGAACTCGATGTCGACTTTCTCTAGACGACGCTACTCGTCGTCCGTGCCGCGGCGCGTCCGTTCCGCGACGCGGACCGCGGCGACGTTCTCCTCGACGTCGTGAACGCGTACGATGTCGGCGCCGCGCTCGGCCGCGAGCGCCGTGCCCGCGACCGTCGCGTAGCCGCCTTCGTCGGGGTAGCGGTCGACCGCGCCGAACATCGACTTGTGGCTGTGTCCAATCAGGACGGGACAGCCGAGCGCGTGGAACTCGTCGGTACGGTCCAGCACTTCGAAGTTCTCCGCCGTCGACTTCCCGAAGCCGAGGCCGGGGTCGACGACGATTTTCTCTCGGGGCAGGCCGGCCTTCTCCGCGAGCAGCACGCGCTCGGTGAGTTCGTCGATGACGTCGCTCACGACGTCGTCGTAGTGGACGTCCTCGCCCGGTTCGACGGGCGCGTTGATGGAGTGCATCACCACGAGCGGCGCGCCGTGCTCGGCGGCGACGAACCGCATCTCGGGGTCTTCGAGGCCCGTCACGTCGTTGAGGATGTCGGCGCCGGCTTCGAGCGCGCGCCGGCCGACTTCGGCCTTCCGCGTGTCGACGGAGACCATGGCGTCGAGGTCGCTGATGCGCTCAACGACGGGCACGACGCGGTCCAGTTCCGCCTCCACGGGCACGGGGTCGGCGCCCGGGCGCGTGGACTCGCCGCCCACGTCGATGATGTCTACTCCGGCGTTCACCATCTCCTCAGCGCGCGCGACCGCGTCCTCGACCGCCTCGTACTCGCCGCCGTCGTGGAAACTGTCCGGCGTCACGTTCAGGATGCCCATGACGGCGGTGCCGTTCTCCCACGGGTAGCCGTACTCGTCGGGCTCGGTCTGGATGCCCAGCGTCTCCCGGAGTTCGTCGGCGTACACGGAGAGGCCGTAGGGCTGGCCGTCGAGTTTCTCCGTGAGGCGCTTGAACTGCGCGAGCGTCCCCATCAGCACGGCGTCCAAGTACCCGCGGGGTTGGGCGTTCAACCCCGATAGGGAGCACTCGCCGCCGAGACTCAGCATCTCCTCTTTGAGGTACTGGGCTTGCCGCCGCTGGACGCGCGTCTCGACGACGCGGTGGACGCCCTTCCCGCGCATCCGCCAGACGCCCGGCGGCGTAACGTGCGCGCCCTCCAAGGCCTCGCGCGAGTCGTCGAGGCTGTCCACGTCCTTGCGAATGTTCGTGCGCGTCCAGCGCTTGCGCGCCTCCGCGACAGCGAACAGCGACCCCGTGACGAGCACGAGGTCGTCCTCGCCGGCGGCGTCGAGCGCGTCGTCGAGCGCGGCTTCGACCGAGCGCGTAACCGTCGCGTCGGCGCCCGCCTCGTCGAAGACAGTCGCGAGCACGTCCGCGTCCTCGGCGCGCTCGGAGTCGGGCTCGCACGCCCACACGCGGTCGGGCGTCGGCAGCGCGTCGGCCATCCCGCGGTGGTCCTTGTCGTGCATCGCGCCGAACACGCAGTGGAGGTGCTCGTAGTCGAACTCCGCGAGCGTCCCCGCGAGCGCCTCGCACGCCGCCGGGTTGTGCGCGCCGTCCAGCACGGTCACCGGGTCCGCGCTCATCACCTCGAAGCGCCCGGGCCAGTACGCCTTCCGCAGACCGCGCGCCAGTTCGCCCTCGTCGACGCCCGCGACCTGCCGCGCGAGCGCCGCCGCGACCC
It encodes:
- a CDS encoding glycosyltransferase family 4 protein → MRVAFVSETTAHHADADDVDRLRLLADLLTARGHDVHVCCAQWWEGQPDTFEHEDLTYHAVTAERGQRWFSPRAAATIRDLDPDVVHGTSRTPGHVYGARWGALLTGAPLVLDWYDSHDTTDGLRGRAYRYAARKPSAVVAPSRTVKTSARECGASGDDVRVVPTGIDMDEIRDAEPADGGDIVFSRRLDEDANLESLFLALAEFREYGWNCTVVGDGPARAGYERQARDLRIDDRVEFVGEKTVAERVRLFKNAHVYVHTAERTSFGLDLLRALACGCVGIVEYHAESSAHELVETYDRGFRATNDEEITKHLVAAGNLERKDVDETFAKYDYGNFADAYLDVYREAQEQAGLL
- a CDS encoding PIN domain-containing protein, with product MTLYDSSVLIDYLDGRDDAVEYIRAHHSDRALAPPLVLYEVYQGEVFKSGPTDFDAVDAALEWLVVVDETHEFARAAAELQNAVAANGSPLAARDAFVAGAASALDERLVVADRDFDVDGISDELDVDFL
- a CDS encoding antitoxin VapB family protein codes for the protein MSKSIRVDEDTHAALAALKGDDESFDDLLSRLLRERRETIEAGAGLWVETDAAEGARAARKEMKEDVGAR
- the folP gene encoding dihydropteroate synthase produces the protein MRYDEAANFLLDLRRYRPKPGTDSTADLLAALDDPHEGPQYVQVAGSNGKGSTARLLESVLREAGLDVGLFTSPHLDDVRERVTVDGRRMSEAALTEFVEAIRPHVNERAADGDAPTFFEAVTAMALWQFGREDVDVAVLEVGIGGRFDATSVVDPAASAVTSVSLEHTSVLGDTVEEIARDKAHVAPESSPLVTATTGDALAAVRDHAGDVMTVGDDGDVRATYEGRTNHTEAAVSLAGDGWSVDAQIPLLGSFQAANAGVAAALARQVAGVDEGELARGLRKAYWPGRFEVMSADPVTVLDGAHNPAACEALAGTLAEFDYEHLHCVFGAMHDKDHRGMADALPTPDRVWACEPDSERAEDADVLATVFDEAGADATVTRSVEAALDDALDAAGEDDLVLVTGSLFAVAEARKRWTRTNIRKDVDSLDDSREALEGAHVTPPGVWRMRGKGVHRVVETRVQRRQAQYLKEEMLSLGGECSLSGLNAQPRGYLDAVLMGTLAQFKRLTEKLDGQPYGLSVYADELRETLGIQTEPDEYGYPWENGTAVMGILNVTPDSFHDGGEYEAVEDAVARAEEMVNAGVDIIDVGGESTRPGADPVPVEAELDRVVPVVERISDLDAMVSVDTRKAEVGRRALEAGADILNDVTGLEDPEMRFVAAEHGAPLVVMHSINAPVEPGEDVHYDDVVSDVIDELTERVLLAEKAGLPREKIVVDPGLGFGKSTAENFEVLDRTDEFHALGCPVLIGHSHKSMFGAVDRYPDEGGYATVAGTALAAERGADIVRVHDVEENVAAVRVAERTRRGTDDE